A window from Chlamydia gallinacea 08-1274/3 encodes these proteins:
- a CDS encoding pyruvoyl-dependent arginine decarboxylase, producing the protein MQQGTRYPTLAFHTGGTGESDDGIPPQPFETFCYDSALLQAKIENFNVVPYTSVLPKELFGNIVPVDQCVKSFKHGAVLEVIMAGHGADTTSGTHAIATGIGICWGQDKDGNLIGGWAAEYVEFFPTWINDEIAESHAKMWLKKSLQHELDLRSVVKHSEFQYFHNYINIKKKYGFSLTALGFLNFEYADPVTIK; encoded by the coding sequence ATGCAACAAGGAACACGCTATCCCACTCTAGCTTTTCACACAGGAGGGACCGGAGAATCTGACGATGGGATTCCCCCACAACCGTTTGAAACTTTTTGCTACGATTCTGCTTTATTACAAGCGAAAATTGAAAATTTCAATGTTGTTCCTTATACCTCCGTATTACCTAAAGAACTATTTGGGAATATTGTTCCCGTAGATCAATGTGTAAAATCTTTCAAACATGGGGCTGTCCTTGAAGTTATCATGGCAGGACATGGAGCAGATACCACAAGCGGAACTCATGCAATTGCTACTGGCATAGGTATTTGTTGGGGACAAGATAAAGATGGGAATCTTATTGGAGGTTGGGCTGCGGAGTATGTAGAATTTTTCCCTACATGGATAAATGATGAAATTGCAGAATCCCATGCAAAAATGTGGTTGAAAAAATCTCTTCAACACGAATTAGATTTACGTTCCGTTGTGAAACATAGTGAATTTCAATATTTTCATAACTATATCAACATTAAGAAAAAATATGGATTTTCATTAACCGCACTAGGATTTCTAAACTTTGAATATGCAGATCCCGTTACCATTAAGTAA
- a CDS encoding amino acid permease encodes MISYKKNSKKNLGILALAGMVVSSMIGGGIFSLPQNMSASSGAGAIIFAWILTGIGMFFLANTFKILALVRPDLTTGIYMYSREGFGPYIGFTIGWGYWLCQIFGNVGYAVMTMDALNYFFPPYFQGGNTPLAILGGSVLIWVFNFIVLKGVRQASFINIIGTICKLVPLIIFIIITAFFFKLSIFKTDFWGNTATATQPALGPISSQLKSTMLVTLWAFIGIEGAVVMSDRAQSASDVGKATLLGFLGCLCIYILLSLLPFGSLSQYQLSRIPNPSTAGILHILVGKWGEVLMNIGLLIAILSSWLSWTMIVAEIPYSAAKNGTFPEVFALENAYHSPKVSLYVTSALMQIVMLLVYFSADAWNTMLSITGVMVLPAYLSSAAFLVKFSRNKDYPKKSPIKSRAAMFTGMIGVLYSIWLLYAGGLDYLLMAIILLALGIPFYIESGKKNHHAKTFFSKKEIVKITIITLLALLAIFLFSTGKIRF; translated from the coding sequence ATGATTTCCTACAAAAAGAACTCTAAGAAAAATCTAGGGATTCTTGCCTTAGCAGGTATGGTAGTGAGTTCCATGATTGGAGGAGGGATTTTCAGTCTTCCTCAAAATATGTCAGCTTCATCAGGAGCAGGAGCCATTATTTTCGCATGGATTCTTACAGGCATAGGCATGTTCTTTCTCGCCAATACTTTTAAAATTCTTGCCTTAGTACGTCCTGATCTAACTACAGGAATCTACATGTATAGTCGTGAGGGTTTCGGTCCTTATATAGGATTTACTATCGGTTGGGGATACTGGCTTTGTCAGATATTTGGTAATGTGGGTTATGCTGTCATGACCATGGACGCTCTTAATTACTTCTTCCCTCCCTATTTCCAAGGAGGAAACACTCCTCTTGCCATTTTAGGAGGGTCAGTCCTGATCTGGGTATTCAATTTCATCGTCCTTAAAGGTGTTCGTCAAGCTTCATTCATCAATATTATTGGAACTATATGTAAATTGGTTCCACTAATTATTTTTATAATTATTACTGCTTTCTTTTTTAAATTATCCATTTTCAAAACTGACTTCTGGGGAAATACAGCAACAGCGACGCAACCTGCATTAGGCCCAATTTCTAGCCAATTAAAAAGCACCATGCTTGTTACTTTATGGGCATTTATTGGTATTGAAGGGGCTGTTGTCATGTCTGACAGAGCACAAAGTGCTTCTGATGTTGGGAAAGCCACCCTGCTAGGATTCTTAGGATGTTTATGCATTTACATCTTACTCTCTCTACTACCTTTCGGCTCCTTATCTCAATACCAACTATCCCGAATTCCTAATCCTTCTACAGCCGGGATACTCCATATCCTCGTAGGAAAATGGGGAGAAGTGTTGATGAATATTGGCTTGCTCATAGCTATATTATCTAGTTGGCTATCTTGGACAATGATTGTGGCTGAAATTCCCTATTCTGCAGCAAAAAATGGAACCTTCCCTGAAGTCTTTGCTTTAGAGAATGCTTATCACTCTCCTAAGGTATCCCTATATGTGACTAGTGCTCTAATGCAAATCGTCATGCTGCTCGTTTACTTTTCTGCAGATGCTTGGAATACTATGCTGAGCATCACGGGAGTTATGGTTCTCCCTGCCTACCTCTCTAGTGCAGCTTTCTTAGTGAAGTTTAGTCGAAATAAGGATTACCCTAAGAAAAGTCCCATAAAATCTAGAGCAGCAATGTTTACAGGAATGATTGGAGTTCTTTATTCCATCTGGCTTTTATATGCTGGAGGTTTGGATTACTTATTGATGGCCATTATTCTTTTAGCTTTAGGAATTCCTTTTTACATAGAATCTGGGAAAAAGAATCATCATGCAAAAACTTTTTTTTCAAAAAAAGAAATCGTAAAAATCACAATCATTACGTTGCTTGCTTTACTAGCAATATTTCTATTTTCTACGGGGAAAATTCGTTTTTAA
- a CDS encoding FAD-dependent oxidoreductase, producing MRIAVLGAGYAGLSVTWHLLLHSQGTATIDLFDPVPISLGASGLSSGLLHAFTGKKAIKPPHADLGITTTHSLITEASKALNIPIVLSNGIIRPARDGEQAEIFMKRAEEFPLELEWWEQARCEMTVPGMVAHLGALFIKNGITINNHAYIHGLWDACANLGTQFYDELIENLEDIREFYDHIIITPGANAQNLPELQHLPLSSVKGQIVEISWPQDIPVPQFSINGHKYIVANTEKHTCILGATFEHNQPEAVPDHTVAYNDIMPPVLSLFPGLQNAEILNYYAGMRSSSATRLPIISRIKDNLWFLGGLGSKGLLYHGLTGDMLAQAVLKQSTAYIAKEFLFTSS from the coding sequence ATGCGTATAGCGGTTTTAGGAGCAGGATATGCAGGGCTTTCTGTAACCTGGCATTTACTACTGCACTCTCAAGGAACAGCCACTATCGATCTTTTTGATCCTGTTCCTATAAGCCTGGGAGCCTCGGGATTATCCTCAGGCCTTCTTCATGCCTTTACAGGGAAGAAAGCCATTAAACCTCCTCATGCGGACTTAGGAATTACCACGACACACAGCCTAATTACAGAAGCTAGCAAAGCTTTGAATATTCCTATTGTCCTGTCGAATGGCATTATTCGTCCTGCTAGGGATGGAGAACAAGCAGAGATATTCATGAAACGAGCAGAGGAATTCCCTCTTGAATTAGAGTGGTGGGAACAAGCCCGCTGTGAAATGACAGTACCCGGCATGGTTGCCCATCTAGGTGCTCTATTTATTAAAAATGGAATCACGATTAATAATCATGCGTATATTCACGGTCTTTGGGATGCTTGTGCAAATCTTGGAACACAATTTTATGATGAGCTAATTGAAAATCTTGAAGACATTCGAGAATTTTACGACCACATTATTATCACTCCCGGAGCTAATGCACAAAATCTTCCTGAACTCCAGCATCTTCCCTTATCCAGTGTTAAAGGACAAATTGTGGAAATCTCTTGGCCTCAAGATATTCCCGTGCCACAATTCAGCATTAATGGTCATAAATATATCGTAGCTAATACAGAAAAACATACGTGTATCTTAGGAGCCACTTTTGAACATAACCAACCCGAAGCAGTTCCTGATCATACAGTTGCTTATAACGACATTATGCCCCCCGTACTCTCTCTATTCCCCGGTTTGCAAAACGCAGAAATATTAAATTACTATGCAGGCATGCGCTCGTCAAGTGCTACGCGCCTACCCATTATTAGCCGAATAAAAGACAACCTTTGGTTTTTAGGTGGATTAGGATCCAAAGGTCTCCTTTATCACGGACTTACTGGAGATATGCTTGCTCAGGCAGTATTAAAACAATCCACAGCCTATATTGCTAAGGAATTCCTCTTTACTTCTTCGTAA
- a CDS encoding malate dehydrogenase yields MKLSRVVHVAVTGGTGQIAYSFLFALAHGDVFGSDCGIDLRIYDLPGMERALSGVRMELDDCAYPLLQSLRVTTSLEDAFDGIDVAFLIGAAPRGPGMERSDLLKKNGEIFSIQGSVLNTSAKRSAKVFVVGNPVNTNCWIAMSHAPKLSRKNFHAMLRLDQNRMHSALAHRAEVSLDEVSHAVIWGNHSAKQVPDFTQALISGRPAVEVINDRDWLENIMLPSIQNRGSAVIEARGKSSAASAARALAEAARSIFQPQDGEWFSSGVCSDYNPYGIPEDVVFGFPCRMLPSGDYEIIPGLPWDAFIKNKIQISLDEILQEKSSVSLL; encoded by the coding sequence ATGAAGTTATCACGTGTAGTACATGTTGCCGTAACAGGAGGTACAGGACAAATTGCTTATAGCTTTTTGTTTGCTCTTGCTCATGGCGATGTATTTGGTAGTGATTGTGGCATTGATTTGCGTATATATGATCTTCCCGGAATGGAGAGAGCCCTTTCTGGAGTGCGTATGGAGCTCGATGATTGTGCCTATCCTCTCTTACAATCTTTACGAGTAACTACTTCTTTAGAAGATGCTTTTGATGGTATTGACGTTGCATTTCTTATTGGAGCAGCTCCTCGTGGTCCTGGTATGGAACGTTCGGACCTTTTGAAGAAAAATGGGGAAATTTTTTCTATTCAAGGCTCTGTATTAAATACTTCTGCTAAGCGTAGTGCAAAAGTTTTTGTTGTTGGCAATCCTGTGAATACTAACTGTTGGATTGCTATGAGTCATGCTCCAAAATTAAGTAGGAAGAACTTTCATGCTATGTTGCGTTTAGATCAAAATCGTATGCATTCTGCATTGGCACATCGTGCCGAAGTTTCCTTGGATGAAGTTTCTCATGCTGTTATTTGGGGAAATCATTCAGCTAAACAGGTTCCAGACTTTACTCAGGCACTAATTTCTGGTCGTCCAGCTGTTGAGGTCATTAATGATCGTGATTGGTTAGAAAATATTATGCTTCCTTCTATTCAAAATCGAGGAAGTGCTGTTATTGAAGCTCGAGGTAAGTCTTCAGCAGCGTCAGCAGCACGTGCATTGGCCGAGGCGGCACGTTCTATTTTTCAACCTCAAGATGGGGAATGGTTTTCTTCTGGTGTCTGTTCTGATTATAATCCTTATGGCATTCCTGAAGATGTCGTTTTTGGCTTCCCATGTCGTATGTTACCTTCTGGTGATTATGAAATTATTCCTGGATTGCCTTGGGACGCCTTTATAAAAAATAAAATTCAAATATCTTTAGATGAGATTCTTCAAGAAAAATCTAGTGTATCTTTGTTATAG
- a CDS encoding glucose-6-phosphate isomerase, which produces MDRKSFLDCSSTQILQDLAINPVDLTAPGVVSRERIENFSLSIEGFTLSYATERVNEGILSALSDLASERGLHETMQAMQNGEVVNYIDHFPSESRPALHTATRAWVRDLPLQGEAADIALRSKIEVQRLEKFLIKTRSSFTTLVQIGIGGSELGPKAMYTALLGCYPSDKRVYFVSNIDPDNVAEVLQQIDCSKTLVVTVSKSGTTLETAVNEELISEYFEKQGLKFRDHCIAVTCEGSPMDTTEKYLEVFHMWDSIGGRYSSTSMVGGVVLGFAFGIDVFIQFLHGAAAMDALALEPRMYKNLPMLSAMLGIWNRNFLRYPTAVVVPYATGLVHFPEHLQQCAMESNGKSVSQTGEKIGFPTSPILWGEVGTNSQHSFFQYLHQGSDIAPIEFIGFRKNQRGWDRVLEGSSSSQKLFANMIAQALALAKGKPHTNPNKTFPGNRPSSLLVADRLEPYTLGALLAFYEHKIVFQGFCWGINSFDQEGVVLGKELAQQILQIMQGKSPEEAFSEAEAMLKLFNLDLNG; this is translated from the coding sequence ATGGATAGGAAGAGCTTTTTAGATTGCTCCTCAACACAGATATTGCAAGATTTAGCTATAAATCCTGTGGATCTCACTGCTCCAGGTGTGGTTTCTCGTGAGCGTATAGAGAATTTCTCCCTATCTATAGAGGGATTTACCCTAAGTTATGCTACAGAACGTGTAAATGAAGGGATTTTATCAGCATTGTCTGATTTAGCTAGTGAGCGTGGTCTGCATGAGACGATGCAAGCGATGCAAAATGGCGAAGTTGTGAATTATATTGATCATTTTCCTAGTGAGTCGCGTCCTGCTTTGCATACAGCAACGCGTGCTTGGGTAAGGGATTTGCCTTTGCAGGGAGAGGCTGCAGATATTGCATTAAGGTCAAAAATCGAAGTTCAGCGTTTGGAGAAATTTTTAATCAAGACACGCTCTTCTTTTACGACTTTGGTACAGATTGGTATAGGGGGTTCTGAATTAGGACCTAAGGCTATGTATACAGCATTGCTTGGGTGTTATCCTTCGGATAAACGTGTGTATTTTGTATCCAATATTGATCCTGATAATGTAGCAGAAGTTTTACAGCAGATAGATTGTTCTAAAACTTTAGTGGTTACGGTATCTAAATCAGGGACTACCTTAGAAACTGCTGTGAATGAGGAACTGATTTCTGAGTATTTTGAGAAACAGGGATTAAAGTTTCGAGATCATTGTATTGCTGTAACTTGTGAAGGCAGTCCAATGGATACCACAGAGAAATACTTAGAAGTTTTTCACATGTGGGATAGCATTGGAGGAAGATACTCTTCTACTTCTATGGTTGGGGGAGTGGTTTTAGGCTTTGCCTTTGGCATTGATGTTTTTATCCAATTCCTGCATGGCGCTGCCGCTATGGATGCACTAGCTTTGGAACCACGTATGTATAAAAATCTTCCTATGCTGTCCGCCATGCTGGGAATTTGGAATCGTAATTTTCTACGTTATCCTACGGCAGTAGTGGTTCCTTATGCTACAGGGTTAGTTCATTTCCCTGAGCATTTGCAACAATGTGCTATGGAGTCCAATGGAAAAAGTGTTTCTCAAACAGGGGAGAAAATTGGCTTTCCTACAAGTCCGATTCTTTGGGGCGAGGTAGGGACCAATAGCCAACATTCCTTTTTCCAATATCTCCATCAAGGTAGTGATATTGCTCCTATAGAGTTTATTGGTTTTCGTAAGAATCAACGAGGATGGGATCGTGTTCTTGAGGGGAGCAGTTCTTCTCAGAAACTTTTTGCTAATATGATAGCTCAGGCGCTTGCTTTAGCTAAGGGGAAACCCCATACGAATCCAAATAAGACATTCCCTGGTAACCGTCCCTCATCTCTTCTAGTTGCTGATAGACTAGAACCTTATACTTTGGGGGCTCTTTTAGCTTTTTACGAACATAAAATCGTATTTCAGGGTTTTTGTTGGGGGATTAACTCTTTTGATCAGGAAGGAGTTGTTCTGGGTAAAGAACTTGCTCAACAAATTTTGCAGATTATGCAAGGGAAATCCCCAGAAGAGGCTTTTTCTGAAGCAGAGGCCATGCTCAAGCTTTTTAACCTAGATTTGAATGGTTAA
- a CDS encoding site-specific tyrosine recombinase XerD, which produces MNITKFSNTIVEQFILFLSVDRGLSPNSISSYHRDIQLFLKITAITSPEEISQDSVCFFVETLHQRKEAESTLARRLIALKVFFRFLKEARLLSHTPRIEHPKVWKRLPSVLSLKEVDALLQVPISLQITPAIASRDSAILYTLYSTGIRVSELCGLCISDVSDKYIRVTGKGEKTRLIPLGRLANQAIDTYLCSFREYFQKHSPEEPHLFLSIRGKKLERSCVWRRIHYYAKQVTHKRVSPHSLRHAFATHLLNNKADLRVIQEMLGHACIASTEVYTHVAADSLMQNFLTYHPRNNP; this is translated from the coding sequence ATGAATATCACAAAATTTAGTAATACCATTGTAGAACAATTTATCCTTTTTTTATCTGTTGACCGCGGCCTAAGTCCAAATTCTATCTCCTCTTATCATCGAGACATTCAGCTATTTCTAAAAATTACCGCCATTACATCACCCGAAGAAATTTCACAAGATAGTGTTTGTTTTTTTGTAGAAACATTACATCAACGCAAGGAAGCAGAATCTACCCTAGCACGTCGTCTCATTGCTCTAAAAGTATTTTTCCGTTTCCTCAAGGAAGCGCGTCTCCTTTCCCACACTCCTAGAATTGAACATCCTAAAGTTTGGAAACGGCTACCTTCAGTGCTTTCCCTTAAGGAAGTCGATGCCCTTCTCCAAGTTCCAATCTCCTTGCAAATCACGCCAGCTATTGCTTCTCGTGATAGTGCAATTCTTTATACTCTGTACTCAACAGGTATCCGTGTTTCTGAACTCTGTGGATTATGTATTAGCGATGTTAGCGACAAATATATTCGCGTAACAGGCAAAGGAGAAAAAACACGCCTCATTCCCCTAGGAAGATTAGCTAACCAAGCTATAGATACTTATCTATGTTCCTTTCGTGAATATTTTCAAAAACATTCTCCAGAAGAACCCCACCTCTTTCTTTCTATAAGAGGAAAAAAACTTGAACGCTCCTGTGTATGGAGAAGAATCCATTACTACGCTAAACAGGTTACCCACAAACGTGTATCCCCTCACTCCTTAAGGCACGCTTTTGCTACCCATCTACTAAATAATAAAGCTGATCTCCGCGTTATTCAAGAAATGCTTGGTCATGCTTGTATTGCTTCTACAGAAGTCTATACCCATGTGGCTGCTGACTC